A single window of Channa argus isolate prfri chromosome 2, Channa argus male v1.0, whole genome shotgun sequence DNA harbors:
- the ddias gene encoding DNA damage-induced apoptosis suppressor protein, with translation MSVKRVLVDCAVLSLLDSRVYYPSCKCCFSRIDVEQQDSTRCRCSKCGYSCLRKQVDYRYRLSLRVARDTCIFGVTVFGTCLNPFFGIPASGLKRLVDSSDGPDGASTRSTLLLKSVEHCFIGRHFIFGIKVTGGEGGLWSGGPVANGSCGKDTVQFTASQMILPKATELTGCTVVSYYRILLQKAEAHELGSTDTNKTSRPPATTLLLIPHPSPPSSFNNSTHSTLSLLSQSLQRSQYQNCTLIPTPPWEQSLGLITSSAEQEEGCSTKDSGNENSRWSDNKVECQTLKGCLENHQLEDEAALSPLLSYNSPSFARYPYSPIEKPVVNTPILNNRFSPSQSADKKNLPLTSNLKELSRTELIKTFLAWDDLPFSESLTEFLCEKDEGSDDSAETETHPHVQNRTERARSYPETLSKDRNLATESNSICQSSAQITARQSQLLLDFTNIPPSNNKGERHDLYDRVCTNPVGYVKKSKARSICSHDCNQNKEEVGSLFRSEKQPEGDTYNCSADLFSGSLMISMNTSASSQTETVRTAAEACATLSNETPNALHFTPRKQTLESNKCLNEDSLISPSTQDLDFVPSSQSTPYVELAVRSRSPASSYSTFSSDSEKLSAFCGNRPKSGRKTPAKITSSVCKVNTFNSNHLSQCAREFAKENFVLSTLSGVRSQRFTPKRKFWKSKKRPNYLLAQQCLRVQRGALNLGSTEETTHERDSSVCDVTACDYGDSEVPPTPAAKTLRTRWTDSSCGSSNSTWEGQQGGGVMCKRTLLHPALTSSRSAVTQTGDSVGSDSDVLDDHIQACDWSRDLFTDSIC, from the exons ATGTCTGTGAAACGGGTTCTGGTGGATTGTGCCGTGTTGTCTCTGCTAGATTCCCGCGTGTATTATCCGTCCTGCAAGTGCTGCTTCTCAAGGATCGATGTTGAGCAGCAGGACTCGACGAG ATGCAGATGCTCCAAGTGTGGATACAGCTGTCTGAGGAAACAGGTTGATTACAGGTATCGTCTGTCACTGAGGGTGGCGCGGGACACATGCATATTTGGAGTAACAGTGTTTGGAACATGTTTAAATCCATTCTTTGGAATTCCTGCAAGTGGATTAAAGAG GCTGGTCGACAGCTCAGATGGACCAGATGGAGCATCAACCCGATCCACATTGTTGCTGAAGTCTGTTGAGCATTGTTTCATTGGCAGACATTTCATCTTTGGTATAAAG GTAACCGGAGGCGAAGGTGGACTTTGGTCAGGGGGGCCTGTTGCGAATGGCTCCTGTGGTAAAGACACAGTCCAGTTCACTGCCAGTCAGATGATTCTTCCTAAAGCCACAGAGCTGACAGGCTGCACAGTGGTCAGTTATTATCGGATCCTTCTTCAGAAAGCTGAAGCACATGAGCTGGGATCTACCGACACCAACAAAACCTCCAGACCTCCAGCAACAACACTGCTGCTGATTCCTCACCCTTCTCCACCCAGCAGTTTCAATAATAGCACACATTCTACCTTAAGTCTCCTTTCCCAATCCCTGCAAAG GTCACAATATCAAAACTGCACCCTTATTCCAACACCTCCTTGGGAGCAATCGCTAGGACTAATTACTTCATCGGCAGAACAGGAGGAAGGCTGCAGTACCAAGGACAGTGGTAATGAGAACAGCAGATGGTCAGACAACAAAGTGGAATGTCAAACACTAAAAGGCTGCTTGGAGAACCATCAACTCGAAGACGAGGCTGCACTGTCACCTCTTCTTTCTTACAATAGTCCGTCCTTCGCCAGATACCCATACTCACCTATTGAGAAACCTGTTGTAAACACCCCTATCCTGAACAATCGCTTCAGTCCATCCCAGTCTGCCGACAAAAAGAATTTACCACTCACTTCGAACTTGAAGGAATTGTCTCGCACAGAACTCATCAAAACGTTTTTGGCTTGGGATGACTTGCCTTTCTCTGAGAGCCTTACAGAGTTTTTGTGTGAGAAAGACGAAGGTTCTGACGACAGTGCCGAGACAGAGACACATCCACATGTGCAAAATCGGACAGAAAGAGCAAGAAGCTACCCAGAAACTTTATCAAAAGACAGGAACTTAGCAACTGAGTCAAATTCTATTTGTCAAAGTAGTGCACAAATTACAGCGAGACAATCACAGCTGTTACTAGACTTCACTAATATACCTCCATCAAATAATAAAGGAGAAAGACATGATTTATATGACCGGGTGTGTACGAACCCTGTTGGGTACGTGAAGAAGAGTAAAGCCAGAAGCATTTGTTCCCATGACTGTAATCAGAACAAAGAGGAAGTTGGTTCTTTATTTCGAAGTGAAAAACAGCCTGAAGGAGATACTTACAATTGTTCAGCAGACTTATTCAGTGGCTCACTCATGATCAGCATGAACACATCAGCCAGCTCACAAACAGAAACTGTCAGGACGGCTGCAGAAGCTTGTGCAACGCTTTCCAATGAAACGCCTAATGCCCTACATTTCACACCACGCAAACAGACACTGGAAAGTAATAAATGCCTCAATGAGGACAGTTTAATTTCACCAAGCACACAAGATCTTGATTTTGTCCCTTCGTCTCAGTCCACACCCTATGTAGAACTGGCTGTTCGTTCGAGGTCACCCGCCTCTTCGTACTCGACATTCAGTTCGGACAGTGAGAAATTGTCTGCTTTTTGCGGAAATCGGCCTAAATCAGGCCGTAAAACTCCAGCCAAAATTACTTCTTCTGTTTGTAAAGTCAACACTTTCAATTCGAATCACCTGTCCCAATGTGCCAGGgagtttgcaaaagaaaactttgtttTGAGTACTTTGTCTGGGGTACGCAGCCAAAGATTCACCCCAAAAAGAAAGTTCTGGAAATCAAAAAAGCGTCCAAACTATCTGCTggcccagcagtgcctgagggTCCAGAGAGGGGCTCTAAACCTGGGGTCTACTGAAGAGACCACCCACGAGCGTGACTCAAGTGTTTGTGATGTGACTGCATGTGATTATGGGGACAGTGAAGTTCCTCCCACCCCTGCTGCTAAAACACTACGGACACGGTGGACTGATAGCAGCTGCGGTAGTTCGAATTCTACTTGGGAAGGACAGCAGGGAGGTGGAGTTATGTGTAAAAGAACTCTGTTGCATCCAGCTCTCACATCATCACGGAGCGCTGTGACACAAACGGGAGATTCGGTTGGATCTGACAGTGACGTACTTGATGATCACATCCAGGCATGTGATTGGTCTAGAGATCTGTTCACCGACTCTATCTGCTGA